One region of Sulfuriroseicoccus oceanibius genomic DNA includes:
- a CDS encoding SLBB domain-containing protein — protein MEQLLDVMNLQMREMKTWTAVLLMALAWAGSLMADEPLKLVPDSSFSFKAGDELRIEVYQRRGGEVRQVEAGTFTLSEVGHTKIKGQTIKLSALNFEDALSAIESGMRRESYVIGLELKAQIVSVNGDPVVYIGGRVRRPGHVVVSGAVSVADLVDAAGGLALDGSAERVRVVHQGVTQVHDVRDSEKAGELKIEPGSILSVARSLVSDDRSMRDRLDQLNHGKPRRDRLRDGL, from the coding sequence ATGGAGCAGCTACTTGATGTGATGAATTTGCAGATGCGCGAGATGAAAACCTGGACGGCGGTGCTTTTGATGGCGCTGGCTTGGGCTGGAAGTTTGATGGCCGACGAGCCGCTGAAACTGGTGCCGGACTCGAGCTTTTCGTTCAAGGCCGGGGATGAGCTGCGCATTGAGGTGTACCAGCGCCGGGGCGGAGAAGTTCGGCAGGTCGAGGCGGGGACGTTTACGCTTTCCGAGGTCGGACATACAAAAATCAAAGGTCAGACGATCAAGCTCAGTGCGCTCAATTTCGAGGATGCGCTGAGTGCGATCGAGAGCGGGATGCGGCGCGAGTCGTATGTGATCGGGCTCGAGTTGAAGGCACAGATTGTGTCGGTGAACGGGGATCCAGTGGTCTACATCGGCGGGCGTGTGAGGCGTCCCGGTCACGTCGTGGTGAGTGGAGCGGTCAGCGTGGCCGATTTGGTCGACGCGGCGGGTGGGCTTGCCTTGGACGGATCCGCCGAGCGCGTGCGGGTGGTGCATCAGGGCGTGACGCAAGTGCATGACGTGCGCGACTCGGAGAAGGCGGGTGAGTTGAAAATCGAGCCGGGCAGTATTTTGTCGGTGGCTCGCAGTTTGGTCAGTGACGACCGTTCGATGCGTGATCGTCTGGACCAACTCAACCACGGCAAGCCACGCCGTGACCGCTTGCGCGACGGACTCTAG
- a CDS encoding sulfatase family protein has product MMKIGRILSLMLFVPLAAIAEAEQKKPNILFIFSDDHATAAIGAYGSKINETPNIDRLADEGALFENCHVTNAICGPSRACILTGLHSHKNGKKTNQHRFEVQPTFAKALREQAGYKTAIIGKWHLGDGINLTDLGFDHWMVYTGQGQYYKARYRHADPQDPKRSKITEFDGAYAPEKTTDLAIEWMRENRDGPFLMMCQFKAPHRHWGAGPKYHSLYENVTIPEPPTLFDDYSLGNRNSAMKRNRMSIARHLNHGDLKLSEPPYEWNRMNAAQQEDWLAAYGPRNQKFFEAKLEGKELVSWKYQRYIKDYLRCVAAVDDSIGRLDQFLKEAGLYENTVVVYSSDQGFFLGEHGWYDKRWMYEECLRMPLIIRWPEAFKGERSIEALVQNTDFGPTFLEMAGLKKLDGMQGDSFLPVLQGKADKLRDVSYYHYYESPSEHGVPAHFGIRTASMKLIRYYAFGDEKMDEWELFDLEKDPQELTNVFEDPRYAQVRDAMIAKLKAERERLDVNIGDMGEWE; this is encoded by the coding sequence ATGATGAAGATTGGCCGAATCCTTTCCCTGATGCTGTTTGTGCCGCTGGCGGCGATTGCCGAGGCGGAGCAAAAGAAGCCTAACATTCTATTCATTTTCTCGGATGATCACGCGACGGCGGCGATTGGCGCCTACGGCTCGAAGATCAACGAAACACCCAATATCGACCGGCTGGCGGATGAGGGCGCTCTTTTTGAGAACTGCCATGTGACCAATGCGATTTGTGGTCCCAGCCGCGCGTGCATCCTGACGGGCTTGCATTCCCACAAAAACGGGAAGAAGACCAATCAACACCGCTTCGAGGTGCAGCCTACGTTTGCCAAGGCGCTGCGTGAACAGGCTGGCTATAAAACCGCGATCATCGGGAAGTGGCACTTGGGTGACGGCATCAATCTGACCGATCTCGGCTTCGACCACTGGATGGTCTACACCGGTCAGGGCCAGTACTACAAAGCGCGTTACCGTCACGCGGACCCGCAGGACCCGAAGCGCAGCAAGATTACTGAGTTCGATGGAGCCTATGCGCCGGAGAAGACGACAGATCTGGCAATCGAGTGGATGCGGGAGAACCGTGACGGGCCGTTTTTGATGATGTGTCAGTTCAAGGCGCCACATCGTCACTGGGGGGCTGGGCCGAAGTATCATTCGCTCTACGAGAATGTCACCATCCCCGAGCCGCCGACGCTTTTCGACGACTACTCCCTGGGGAACCGGAACTCAGCGATGAAGCGCAACCGAATGAGCATCGCCCGCCACTTGAACCACGGCGACTTGAAGTTATCCGAACCTCCATATGAGTGGAACCGAATGAATGCGGCGCAGCAGGAGGATTGGCTGGCGGCGTATGGTCCAAGAAACCAGAAGTTCTTTGAGGCCAAGCTGGAAGGTAAGGAGTTGGTTTCGTGGAAATATCAACGCTACATCAAGGACTACCTCCGCTGCGTGGCGGCGGTGGATGACAGCATCGGGCGCCTGGATCAGTTCCTCAAGGAGGCTGGGTTGTATGAGAACACGGTGGTGGTTTACAGCTCGGACCAAGGGTTCTTCCTTGGTGAGCACGGATGGTACGACAAGCGCTGGATGTACGAGGAGTGTTTGCGGATGCCGCTGATCATCCGTTGGCCGGAGGCCTTCAAGGGCGAGCGCTCCATTGAGGCGCTGGTGCAGAATACGGATTTTGGTCCGACCTTCCTTGAGATGGCCGGTCTGAAGAAGCTCGACGGAATGCAGGGCGACAGCTTTTTGCCGGTCCTACAAGGGAAAGCGGACAAGCTGCGTGACGTCTCGTATTACCACTACTACGAAAGCCCGTCCGAGCACGGTGTGCCGGCGCATTTTGGGATCCGCACCGCCAGCATGAAGCTGATCCGCTACTATGCGTTCGGCGACGAGAAAATGGACGAGTGGGAGCTGTTCGATCTGGAGAAGGACCCGCAGGAGCTGACGAATGTTTTTGAGGATCCCCGATACGCTCAGGTTCGCGATGCAATGATTGCCAAGCTCAAGGCAGAGCGCGAGCGGCTGGATGTGAACATCGGCGACATGGGGGAGTGGGAGTAG
- a CDS encoding Na+/H+ antiporter NhaC family protein: MKRRIAIVSVVWAMTWLLVPLAAGWTALWPSVVALVSVFLLNRSITGLLLGASAGLLLLAGGNPMVAVVSGVTDHLWPALTSTWNLSVLAFTLLLGGFAALLEKGGGLQALTTGWLRRGVHGGRHIQLSAYLLGLICFFDGLANSMLVGKSISPMAEKVGVSRQKLAYIVDSTSSAVACVAVISTWIAYQLSMIREGLVQADVEGNAFALFLRSIPFNFYCWFTLILLMVVILRGWDIGPMKKFENAERPSDRALDGGSVERSSLPAVVPIGFLIIGLLVGLYLDGAEGAMAPFTLEKVSAAFGNANAALVLVVVSLLACVLGFGMNFGPIRDQGGNAGAVFLSGVRNLLRPVLILVSAWLLSSTLKGLEATDVLSGMLQSRLNGELFPLLVFVVGALISFSTGTSWGTMGILMPLALPVALGYSGGELTGVIHATIAAVFSGAVFGDHCSPFSDTTIVSSVSCGVEPMDHVRTQLPYAMIAAIFAVAVGFLPAGFGWSPYAALGVGAAGLVALPVVFGGRRTVG; this comes from the coding sequence ATGAAGAGACGCATAGCCATCGTGTCGGTCGTTTGGGCGATGACGTGGTTGCTGGTTCCACTGGCAGCCGGTTGGACGGCGCTTTGGCCCAGCGTGGTGGCATTGGTTTCCGTGTTTTTGTTGAACCGATCGATCACGGGGCTGTTGCTCGGAGCGTCCGCCGGGTTGTTGTTGCTGGCCGGGGGGAACCCAATGGTGGCTGTCGTCAGTGGGGTGACGGATCATTTGTGGCCGGCGTTGACGAGCACGTGGAACCTGAGTGTGTTGGCGTTCACTCTGCTGTTGGGTGGGTTCGCAGCGTTGTTGGAGAAGGGTGGTGGGCTCCAGGCCCTGACGACCGGATGGCTGCGGCGGGGCGTGCACGGCGGGCGGCATATTCAGCTCAGTGCTTATCTGCTCGGATTAATCTGCTTCTTCGACGGGCTCGCCAATAGCATGCTGGTGGGAAAGTCGATCTCGCCGATGGCGGAGAAGGTCGGGGTGTCGCGCCAGAAGCTCGCTTACATCGTGGATTCGACGAGCTCGGCCGTGGCTTGTGTGGCGGTGATATCGACGTGGATCGCCTACCAGCTTTCGATGATCCGCGAGGGGCTGGTGCAAGCGGATGTCGAGGGCAATGCGTTCGCCCTCTTTCTGCGATCGATTCCCTTCAACTTCTATTGCTGGTTCACGTTGATCCTGCTGATGGTGGTGATTTTGCGTGGGTGGGACATAGGGCCGATGAAGAAGTTCGAGAATGCGGAGCGTCCATCGGATAGGGCGTTGGACGGAGGATCCGTGGAGCGTTCGAGTTTGCCCGCTGTGGTGCCGATTGGCTTCTTGATTATCGGGTTGTTGGTGGGGCTTTATCTAGACGGGGCGGAGGGGGCGATGGCTCCTTTCACTTTGGAGAAGGTGTCGGCCGCGTTTGGAAATGCGAATGCGGCGTTGGTTTTAGTGGTGGTGAGTTTGTTGGCGTGCGTGCTGGGATTTGGGATGAATTTCGGACCGATCCGCGACCAAGGCGGCAATGCTGGCGCGGTTTTCCTATCGGGTGTGCGCAATCTGTTGCGGCCGGTTTTGATTTTGGTTTCGGCTTGGTTGTTGAGCAGCACACTCAAGGGATTGGAAGCGACTGATGTATTGAGTGGAATGCTTCAGAGCCGGCTGAACGGCGAGCTTTTCCCTCTGCTTGTTTTTGTGGTGGGCGCGTTGATCTCGTTCAGCACCGGGACGTCTTGGGGGACGATGGGAATTCTGATGCCGCTGGCGCTGCCGGTCGCGTTGGGCTACAGCGGAGGCGAGCTGACGGGAGTGATCCACGCAACGATTGCCGCGGTTTTCAGTGGCGCCGTGTTTGGGGACCACTGTTCGCCCTTCAGTGATACGACGATTGTGTCGTCGGTGTCGTGCGGAGTGGAGCCGATGGACCATGTTCGCACGCAGCTGCCGTATGCGATGATTGCGGCGATCTTTGCTGTGGCCGTTGGGTTCCTGCCCGCTGGCTTTGGTTGGAGCCCGTATGCGGCGTTGGGCGTCGGGGCGGCTGGGCTGGTGGCGTTGCCTGTAGTTTTTGGTGGGAGGAGGACGGTAGGATGA
- a CDS encoding permease: MTDALKGDLALTYLSIMFEGVPFILLGTIISGFIDIYLPGRTIERLLPKNPFLAVLFSGVLGLLVPVCECTTVPVMRRLIQKGLPVSCAVVYMLAAPAINPVSLFNTYKAFIRPDPWFMVSSRFILTFGVSVMVGWALLALRPQHFLRPRLVADVFTSSAKGWFGGAGSNDEQNQISGPTVGPRDGGKLISAMRASIRDFLETFLFFSIGVLLTAVMKESPLSQGLEKLASEPGLATPVLLVFAFVSSLCSTTDALIIAQYNFAYGPKLGFLVFGPMMDIKLVFLYLTIFRGWFVAALGVVLFLVIWALTWNWHGWTWDFYMSLKQ, from the coding sequence ATGACCGACGCGTTGAAAGGAGACCTGGCTCTCACCTATTTGAGCATCATGTTCGAAGGGGTCCCCTTCATCTTGCTCGGCACGATCATTTCCGGCTTCATCGACATCTACCTCCCCGGCCGCACGATCGAGCGACTGCTGCCGAAGAACCCATTCCTGGCCGTTCTCTTCAGCGGCGTCCTCGGCCTGCTCGTTCCTGTCTGTGAGTGCACCACCGTCCCCGTGATGCGGCGCCTGATTCAAAAGGGCTTACCGGTCTCGTGTGCGGTGGTCTACATGCTTGCCGCACCGGCGATCAATCCGGTGTCGCTTTTCAACACATACAAAGCGTTCATCCGCCCCGACCCATGGTTCATGGTCAGCTCGCGATTTATCCTGACCTTCGGTGTCAGCGTCATGGTCGGCTGGGCATTGCTGGCGCTGCGCCCGCAACATTTCCTGCGCCCGCGTCTGGTGGCAGATGTCTTTACCTCCTCGGCCAAAGGATGGTTCGGCGGCGCGGGATCCAACGATGAGCAAAACCAGATTTCGGGTCCAACCGTCGGCCCGCGCGACGGCGGCAAACTCATCAGCGCAATGCGCGCGTCGATCCGCGACTTCCTCGAGACCTTCCTCTTCTTCAGCATCGGCGTGCTGCTCACCGCCGTGATGAAGGAATCTCCGCTCAGCCAAGGGCTTGAAAAACTTGCCAGCGAACCAGGGCTCGCCACCCCGGTCCTGCTCGTCTTCGCCTTTGTCTCGTCGCTCTGTAGCACCACCGACGCGTTGATCATCGCCCAGTACAACTTTGCCTACGGGCCAAAGCTCGGCTTCCTCGTGTTCGGGCCAATGATGGACATCAAACTCGTCTTCCTCTACCTGACCATCTTCCGCGGCTGGTTTGTCGCCGCACTCGGTGTCGTGCTTTTCCTCGTCATCTGGGCCCTGACGTGGAACTGGCACGGCTGGACCTGGGACTTCTACATGTCGCTCAAACAATGA
- a CDS encoding MFS transporter, whose translation MEAIARNNTRRFILFRVLFNARFYYPVFAIIFLDFGITLGQFALLNAIWAATIILAEVPSGALSDLLGRKKLLVMTSSLMVMEMAVWAFAPRGNPSVLFWFLAVNRFLSGLGEASASGSDEALAYESLEDAGREDEWSNVLERTTKYQSVAFMVAMVTGGLVYDPGLVSSVAGWFGLEWEVTKDITLRLPLFLTLATGVLCWINCLGFVDSGDHDERAVPSVGDAFRQTFGAGKWILRTPFALAVIVTGAFADSVVRMFVTLGAEYYRLIQYPEFALGLIGAGMALLNLVVAPMARRMVDQRSPGYVFAVVSVLGAAGFFGVSWFVPYVGLVFMVPLFAAFTIISFSLSFYLNRVTEKKMRATVLSFKGMALNLGYGLAGVLYAALLRYLSSSRGIAAESDELFMVSTGWFGPCFVAGVVMLVVGIRVCGGRGR comes from the coding sequence GTGGAAGCCATTGCACGCAACAACACGCGGAGGTTCATTTTGTTCCGTGTGTTGTTCAACGCGCGTTTTTACTATCCTGTATTCGCCATCATCTTCCTGGATTTTGGCATCACGCTGGGGCAGTTCGCGCTGCTCAATGCCATCTGGGCAGCGACGATCATCTTGGCGGAAGTGCCATCGGGCGCGTTGTCCGACCTGCTTGGGAGGAAAAAGTTACTGGTGATGACGTCGTCGCTGATGGTGATGGAAATGGCGGTGTGGGCGTTTGCTCCGCGAGGCAACCCATCGGTGTTGTTTTGGTTCTTGGCGGTCAACCGCTTCCTGAGTGGGCTGGGTGAGGCGTCGGCGAGTGGATCCGACGAGGCGTTGGCCTACGAGAGTCTGGAGGACGCGGGGCGAGAGGACGAGTGGTCGAACGTACTGGAGAGAACAACGAAGTACCAATCGGTGGCATTTATGGTGGCAATGGTGACGGGAGGCTTGGTGTATGACCCTGGGTTGGTTTCGTCGGTGGCGGGGTGGTTCGGATTGGAGTGGGAGGTGACAAAAGACATCACCCTGCGGCTACCGCTTTTCCTCACCTTGGCGACGGGTGTGCTGTGTTGGATCAACTGCCTGGGGTTTGTGGATTCCGGCGATCATGACGAGCGGGCCGTGCCATCGGTGGGGGATGCGTTTCGGCAGACCTTTGGTGCGGGCAAGTGGATCTTGCGCACGCCGTTCGCGCTGGCTGTGATTGTGACCGGAGCGTTTGCCGACAGCGTGGTCCGTATGTTTGTGACTCTGGGAGCGGAGTACTACCGCTTGATCCAGTATCCAGAGTTCGCTTTGGGGCTGATCGGTGCGGGGATGGCGTTGCTGAACCTGGTGGTCGCTCCGATGGCGCGCAGGATGGTGGACCAACGGAGCCCGGGATATGTGTTTGCAGTGGTCAGCGTGCTTGGCGCGGCGGGCTTTTTCGGGGTTTCTTGGTTTGTGCCCTATGTGGGGTTGGTGTTCATGGTTCCGCTCTTTGCGGCGTTCACGATCATCTCGTTTTCGTTGTCGTTTTATCTCAACCGGGTGACTGAAAAGAAGATGCGGGCGACGGTGCTCAGCTTCAAAGGCATGGCGCTGAACCTGGGGTATGGACTGGCGGGTGTGCTGTATGCCGCGCTGCTGAGGTATCTGTCGTCGTCCCGTGGAATCGCGGCAGAGTCCGACGAATTGTTCATGGTGAGTACAGGCTGGTTTGGCCCGTGTTTTGTCGCGGGTGTGGTGATGTTGGTAGTGGGGATTCGGGTGTGCGGAGGGAGGGGTCGATGA
- a CDS encoding superoxide dismutase → MAHELPELGYAYDALEPHIDARTMEIHHSKHHNAYVTNLNNAIAGNAELEAMSICELVRSLDKVPADIRGAVRNNGGGHFNHTLFWKYISPGGASAPSGDLAAAIDEAFGSFDEFKAEFAKAGATRFGSGWAWLVVKKDGKLGVMSTPNQDNPIMGEAADTCGCSPILGLDVWEHAYYLNYQNRRPDYIGAFWNVVNWDVVAENYAKFAGACDDDSCGCN, encoded by the coding sequence ATGGCTCACGAACTACCAGAACTTGGATACGCATACGACGCTCTTGAACCGCACATCGACGCGCGGACCATGGAGATCCACCACTCGAAGCACCACAATGCTTACGTGACCAACCTCAACAACGCGATCGCTGGCAATGCCGAGCTCGAGGCAATGTCGATCTGCGAACTCGTTCGCTCGCTCGACAAAGTGCCTGCGGACATCCGCGGAGCAGTGCGCAACAACGGTGGTGGTCACTTCAACCACACGCTTTTCTGGAAGTACATCTCGCCAGGTGGTGCATCGGCTCCGTCCGGTGACCTCGCTGCTGCGATCGACGAAGCTTTTGGCTCGTTCGACGAGTTCAAGGCTGAGTTCGCCAAGGCGGGTGCCACACGTTTCGGCTCCGGCTGGGCATGGCTCGTGGTGAAGAAGGATGGCAAGCTCGGTGTGATGAGCACGCCAAACCAGGACAACCCAATCATGGGTGAAGCTGCTGACACCTGCGGCTGCAGCCCGATCCTCGGCCTCGACGTCTGGGAGCACGCATACTACCTCAACTACCAGAACCGTCGCCCAGATTACATCGGTGCATTCTGGAACGTGGTGAACTGGGACGTGGTCGCTGAGAACTACGCAAAGTTTGCCGGAGCATGCGACGACGATTCCTGCGGTTGCAACTAA
- a CDS encoding rhomboid family intramembrane serine protease produces MNRPSHHSPAHPMRWRGPLPTERPQDDMVRRLAIINCIVFAFVNVLQNPLNGHLLMSKYWLTADSLAAGQWWRLVTHMFLHGGTMHLVANMLALYSFGRVVEDELGGVRTLIIYFAGGIAGGLLQCGLANELPLVGASGGVFAVVMAFCWMRWNLKVTLLLGFVIPLHLKGRTFTYGLLGASLVLGWWYSGDVSSVMGQIGHWAHLGGGLMGLALGRFFFGPAIKPFFPVRWGGGDIEG; encoded by the coding sequence ATGAACCGACCATCCCATCATTCTCCTGCCCACCCAATGCGTTGGCGTGGACCGTTGCCGACAGAACGCCCGCAGGACGACATGGTCAGAAGACTCGCGATCATCAATTGTATCGTCTTTGCATTCGTGAACGTGCTGCAGAACCCGTTGAACGGGCATCTGCTGATGAGTAAATATTGGCTGACGGCGGATTCGTTAGCGGCGGGGCAGTGGTGGCGTCTGGTGACGCATATGTTTTTGCACGGAGGAACGATGCACTTGGTAGCCAATATGCTGGCTTTGTATTCCTTCGGGCGCGTGGTGGAGGATGAGTTGGGAGGAGTGCGGACGTTGATTATCTATTTTGCCGGAGGGATCGCGGGCGGGCTCTTGCAGTGTGGATTGGCGAATGAGTTGCCTTTGGTCGGAGCGTCTGGTGGTGTCTTTGCGGTGGTGATGGCGTTTTGTTGGATGCGTTGGAATTTGAAGGTGACCTTGTTGTTGGGGTTTGTGATTCCGCTGCATCTGAAAGGACGGACGTTTACCTACGGATTGCTGGGGGCGTCGTTGGTTCTCGGGTGGTGGTATTCGGGTGATGTGTCGTCGGTGATGGGGCAGATCGGGCATTGGGCGCACTTGGGAGGTGGCCTGATGGGGCTGGCTCTTGGTCGGTTCTTTTTTGGCCCGGCGATCAAGCCGTTCTTCCCTGTGCGGTGGGGCGGCGGGGATATTGAGGGGTAA
- the plsY gene encoding glycerol-3-phosphate 1-O-acyltransferase PlsY: MHPAFFPIIGFLAGSIPFGFFIAKSQGIDIRQHGSGNIGATNVLRVVGKKFGITCFILDALKGLLPVILVQQLLGDVPQRDAWIVGTGLATILGHNYTPWLGFKGGKGIATSAGVLIALFPIALLVGLAAWLLFFYTTRYVSLASIVAALAIPITEVVRSVMAGEWRIPHLVFSVLIGFLAVWRHRSNIKKLIAGEENRFVPKSKRGA; this comes from the coding sequence GTGCACCCAGCTTTCTTTCCCATCATTGGTTTTTTGGCCGGATCGATTCCATTCGGCTTTTTCATTGCGAAATCACAAGGCATCGACATCCGTCAGCATGGCTCCGGTAACATTGGGGCGACCAATGTGTTGCGGGTGGTCGGCAAGAAGTTCGGCATCACGTGCTTCATCCTCGATGCGCTGAAGGGCTTGCTGCCGGTGATCCTGGTCCAGCAGTTGCTCGGCGACGTGCCACAGCGCGATGCGTGGATTGTGGGCACCGGATTGGCGACGATTCTCGGCCACAACTACACGCCGTGGCTCGGCTTCAAGGGGGGGAAAGGAATTGCCACCTCTGCTGGCGTGTTGATCGCGCTTTTCCCGATCGCATTGTTGGTCGGTCTGGCGGCGTGGCTGCTTTTTTTCTACACCACACGCTATGTCTCGCTGGCATCGATTGTGGCGGCGTTGGCAATTCCGATCACCGAAGTCGTGCGCAGTGTGATGGCGGGTGAGTGGCGGATTCCGCATCTCGTTTTCTCCGTACTGATCGGCTTCCTGGCCGTGTGGAGGCACCGCTCGAATATCAAAAAACTGATCGCTGGTGAGGAGAATCGATTTGTTCCCAAGTCGAAGCGAGGTGCGTAG
- a CDS encoding ArnT family glycosyltransferase encodes MVTLLVLCFLVRNVPWHLDDYDQAKQAYTSYEMVHLDHWFFQHTPVGKVATKPPLVGWVSAAIHGVTGSWDVAWRLPSLVAALVMLGMVVIEGRRVWGAMGAVLATAFFGMNILAVRLATLVRTDMVLALWIFLVGWVIFDHLRSGNPWTARQRWLFLFAMLASMLTKGPILFAFIVPGLVAFWWLTRKQESRPTTNPGWLLWLLPLGVFLAWAIWGAVTNEAFYQEVVWKEFLGRFGTTESGSGEVYHKSQPVYYYLKVIGLTAPWSLMLIGLLCTKRVRGWLRDRPEVLWLLCWGIGGFVLMSLIPSKRTDRIFPVIPPLAIALPYLAAAAAGASGWWQRWHQRLIVVSSVVVTLAITGYTAAQVKFGIDTNQRVLVDFGAQAREIAGPDGVLLIVEDNDEAIPMYAGETEFTPRNAARKAWKRGEVDVLILPHKEWTKNADRYSGAELVTDTGEAIGKNGRHVLIRRAE; translated from the coding sequence ATGGTTACCCTGCTTGTGCTGTGCTTTCTTGTGCGCAATGTGCCGTGGCATCTTGACGATTACGACCAGGCCAAGCAGGCGTACACGTCGTACGAGATGGTGCATCTCGACCATTGGTTCTTTCAGCACACACCGGTGGGGAAAGTGGCGACCAAGCCTCCGTTGGTCGGGTGGGTTTCCGCGGCGATCCACGGGGTGACCGGGAGCTGGGACGTGGCGTGGCGTCTGCCGTCTCTGGTGGCGGCTCTTGTGATGCTGGGCATGGTGGTGATCGAGGGCCGGCGTGTTTGGGGGGCGATGGGCGCGGTTTTGGCGACGGCGTTCTTCGGAATGAATATTCTGGCGGTGCGCTTGGCGACCTTGGTGCGCACAGACATGGTGCTGGCCCTTTGGATCTTTCTTGTCGGGTGGGTCATCTTCGACCACCTGCGGAGCGGGAATCCGTGGACGGCTCGTCAGCGTTGGTTGTTCTTGTTCGCCATGTTGGCGAGCATGCTGACGAAGGGGCCGATCCTCTTTGCCTTTATTGTTCCCGGCTTGGTGGCCTTTTGGTGGCTGACCAGGAAGCAGGAATCCCGTCCGACGACTAATCCCGGTTGGCTGCTGTGGTTGCTTCCGTTGGGCGTATTCCTTGCTTGGGCGATCTGGGGCGCGGTGACGAACGAGGCGTTCTATCAAGAAGTGGTGTGGAAAGAATTCCTCGGGCGTTTTGGCACCACCGAGAGTGGCAGTGGCGAGGTCTATCACAAGAGCCAACCGGTTTATTACTATTTGAAAGTGATCGGGCTCACGGCTCCGTGGTCGCTGATGTTGATCGGATTGCTTTGCACCAAGCGGGTGCGGGGCTGGCTCCGTGATCGTCCGGAAGTGCTGTGGTTGCTGTGCTGGGGCATCGGAGGATTTGTGCTCATGTCGTTGATCCCGTCGAAGCGTACCGACCGGATCTTTCCCGTGATCCCACCACTGGCGATCGCATTGCCGTATCTCGCTGCCGCGGCGGCGGGGGCGTCGGGTTGGTGGCAGCGCTGGCACCAGCGGTTGATCGTGGTTTCCTCTGTGGTGGTGACGCTGGCGATCACGGGCTACACCGCGGCCCAAGTGAAATTTGGCATCGATACCAATCAGCGCGTGCTGGTGGATTTCGGGGCGCAAGCTCGTGAGATCGCCGGTCCCGATGGGGTGTTGTTGATTGTAGAAGACAACGATGAAGCCATCCCGATGTACGCCGGTGAGACCGAGTTCACCCCGCGCAATGCAGCGCGCAAAGCGTGGAAACGCGGCGAGGTGGATGTGCTCATCCTGCCGCACAAAGAGTGGACCAAGAACGCCGACCGCTATTCCGGGGCGGAGCTCGTCACCGACACGGGCGAGGCCATCGGCAAAAACGGCCGCCACGTCCTGATCAGGCGGGCGGAGTGA
- a CDS encoding NAD(P)H-dependent glycerol-3-phosphate dehydrogenase, with the protein MMKTAVLGAGSWGTALATVLAEGGYAPLLWCRSAAVADEINEKHTTNDYLPGVELPGSLRATTELADLRDRDLILVVTPSKAIAEVAEKLAAVGICPDTVLLACTKGIERDTGRRMSEILQDIFPDNPIAVLSGPNHAEEVARKLPTATTIAASDHEVAERIQAAFTLPWFRSYTTTDVAGVELGGAIKNVFAIAGGIVEGLGLGDNAKAALVTRGLTELTRLGVALGGDAKTFQGLSGVGDLVVTCYSELSRNHRVGRGLGEGKSLEEITAGMGHMVAEGVPNTLSIYEAARRLEVDTPIIDQVHHVLYEGKSPAEALTDLFLREPKPEVDDRCDGAAT; encoded by the coding sequence ATGATGAAAACAGCAGTACTCGGAGCAGGCTCGTGGGGCACCGCGTTGGCGACGGTTTTGGCGGAGGGCGGCTATGCGCCGTTGTTGTGGTGCCGTTCGGCCGCGGTGGCAGATGAGATCAACGAAAAGCACACGACGAACGACTATCTGCCAGGGGTCGAGTTGCCTGGGAGTTTGCGTGCAACGACTGAGCTGGCGGACCTGCGCGACCGCGATTTGATTTTGGTGGTGACGCCGTCCAAGGCGATTGCCGAGGTGGCTGAAAAACTGGCAGCGGTAGGGATTTGTCCTGACACGGTTTTGCTGGCGTGCACCAAGGGGATCGAGCGCGACACCGGCCGCCGGATGAGCGAAATCCTGCAAGATATTTTCCCGGACAACCCGATTGCCGTGCTTTCGGGGCCTAACCACGCGGAGGAAGTGGCACGCAAGCTGCCGACGGCGACGACGATTGCCGCGAGCGATCACGAGGTGGCCGAGCGGATCCAAGCTGCGTTCACGTTGCCGTGGTTCCGTAGCTACACGACGACCGATGTAGCGGGTGTCGAGCTGGGCGGGGCGATCAAGAATGTGTTTGCGATTGCCGGTGGCATTGTCGAGGGCCTGGGGCTCGGGGACAACGCGAAGGCGGCACTGGTGACTCGTGGATTGACCGAACTGACGCGACTTGGTGTGGCTCTTGGCGGCGATGCGAAGACTTTCCAAGGGCTCTCCGGTGTGGGCGACCTGGTGGTGACCTGTTACTCCGAGTTGTCGCGCAACCATCGCGTCGGCCGTGGGCTGGGCGAGGGCAAGTCACTCGAAGAAATCACTGCCGGAATGGGCCACATGGTGGCCGAGGGCGTGCCGAACACATTGTCGATTTATGAGGCAGCCCGACGATTGGAGGTGGACACACCGATCATCGATCAGGTACACCACGTGCTCTATGAAGGGAAATCGCCGGCGGAAGCTCTGACCGATTTGTTCCTGCGGGAGCCAAAGCCTGAAGTGGATGATCGCTGCGATGGAGCAGCTACTTGA